The DNA window TGCGTGGCGCGCGTCGAGAAGCGCCTGCAGGGAGTCGACGGCGTCGTCGCCTCGGTGAACCTCGCCACGGAGTCGGCGAAGGTGTCGTTCCCCTCGGGCGTCGGCGAGGACGACCTCCTCGCGGCCGTCCGCCGTGCGGGCTATGACGCGACGGTGCGCCGCAGCACCGGCGCGACGCCGGCGGCGGTCGCGCAGGCGGCCGAGCTCGGCTCCGGCGACCAGGCGCCACCTGTCGAAGGAGCCGCTGTCGAGGAAGCCGTCGTGAATGCCGCGGCGCACGGTGCTCCGTCGCACGACCACTCCGGGAGCTCCCACGACCACGCGGCCGGCGCTCCCGACCACACGACCGGTGCCCACGAGCACGCGGCCGGCGCTCACGACCACGGTGCGGACGACGAGCCGGGCAGGACCACCCTGCGCACGCGGTTCGCGGTCAGCGCCGCCCTCGCGGTGCCGGTCGTCGCGCTCGGCATGATCGAGCCGCTGCAGTTCGCCGGATGGCAGTGGGTCTCGCTGGTGCTCACCGCACCGATCGTGTTGTGGGGCGGCTGGCCGTTCCACCGGGCCACGCTCCGCAACGCGCGACACGGCGCCGCGACGATGGACACGCTCATCACGCTCGGCACGATCGCAGCGCTCCTGTGGAGCGTCTGGGCGCTCGTCTTCGGCGGTGCAGGCGGCATGGGCATGACCGAGGGCTTCACGCTCTTCGGGCGGTCGGAGGATGCCGGGTCGCACGTGTACTTCGAGGTCGCGGCCGCCGTCACCTCCTTCCTGCTCCTCGGCCGGCTCATCGAGCAGCGCTCGAAGCGCCGCGCCGGCGCGGCGCTCCGCTCCCTGATGGACCTGGGCGCCAAGGACGTCGAGCTCGCGGACGGCCGGCGCGTGCCGATCGGTCAGCTCCGCGTGGGCGAGGTCTTCGCGGTGCGCCCGGGCGGCACGGTGGCCGCCGACGGCATCGTCGAGGACGGCTCCGCCTCGGTCGACCAGAGCATGCTCACCGGAGAGTCGGTTCCCGTCGAGGTCGCACCGGGCGGCAGCGTGACCGGCGGCACCCTCGTCGTCGACGGCCGCATCCTGGTGCGCGCCGCCTCGGTGAGGGAGGACACCCGGCTCGCGCACATGGCTCGACTGGTCGAGGACGCGCAGGCCGGCAAGAGCCGAGTCCAGCGTCTCGCCGATCGCATCTCCGCGGTGTTCGTGCCGATCGTCATCGTGCTCGCGGTGCTCACCGTGCTGGCCTGGGTCATCGCGGGACAGCCCCTCGCCTCCGGGTTCATCGCCGGCGTGGCGGTGCTGATCATCGCCTGCCCCTGCGCGCTGGGGCTCGCCACGCCCATCGCCGTGCTCGTCGGAACCGGACGCGGGGCGCAGCGCGGCATCCTGGTCACCGGACCGGAGGCGCTCGAATCCGCCGACCGCGTCGACACGGTCGTGCTCGACAAGACCGGCACCGTGACCGAGGGCCGCATGTCCGTGCGGTCGGTCGTGACGGCACCCGGCACGGGCGAGGCGGAGGCGCTGCGTCTGGCGGCCGCCGTCGAGTCCGCCTCGGAGCACCCGCTCGCCGCGGCCGTCGTGCGCGCCGCCGACGGGGGCGGGCTCATTCCTGCCCTCACGGACTTCGCCAGCCACGCCGGTCACGGCGTCACCGGCACCGTCGAGGGTCGCGCCGTCTTCGCCGGGCGCCCCGCCTTCGCGCAGTCGCAGGCGCAGGGTGGCGCGCTGCCGCCCGAGCTCTCGGCGGCCGTCGCCGACATCGAGCAGCGGTCCACGGCGGTCGTCGTGGGCTGGGACGGGCAGCTTCGCGCCGTGCTCGAGATCGCCGACACCGTGCGCGCGGACAGCGCCGCGGCCGTCGCCGCCCTGCACGACCTCGGGCTGGAGGTCGTCCTCCTGACCGGCGACAACGCGGGAGCCGCACACGCGGTGGCCGACCAGGTCGGCATCCGCACGGTGGTCGCCGGCGTTCTCCCCGAGGGCAAGGTCGTCGAGATCGAGCGCCTGCAGGCGGCCGGACGACGCGTCGTCATGGTCGGCGACGGGGTCAACGACGCCGCTGCGCTCGCCGTCAGCGATCTCGGCGTCGCCATGGGCGGCGGGACGGATGCCGCCCGGCATGCCAGCGACATCACCCTCGTGCGCTCGGAGCTGTCGGCGGCCGTCGACGCGATCCGGCTCAGCCGGCGCACCATGCGGGTCATCCGCGGCAACCTGTTCTGGGCGTTCGCTTACAACGTGGCCGCTCTGCCGCTCGCCGCGCTCGGACTGCTGAACCCGATGATCGCCGGAGCGGCGATGGCCTTCTCCAGCGTGTTCGTCGTCCTCAACAGCCTGCGGCTGCGTCGCGCGCTCTGACGCGCCGCCGCGCGCCGGATCGCGACGCGTCCCGCCGGGCTCCCCGGCGGCGCGGCATCCGTCGGTACTGTCGGAGGACCCCTGCGAACGGAGCCGGCATGCCCACGACACCGCGTCACGCCACCCGCGCGTGGGCCGCTGCGCTCGCGGCGGCCGCGCTCGTCCTCACCGTCACCGCGTGCGTCCCGGAGCCCGGCCCGTCGGGCTCCGCCGCGCCGACCACGACCCCCGGCGGCACGTCCAGCGCCGCGCCGTCGGCGTCATCCGCCGCGCCGAGCCCCTCCGCGACGCCGACCGCGACCGCCGCGGCCGGCGACATCTCGCTGCCCTCGTCGTGCGAGCAGATCTACTCCGCGGGCATGCTCGCGTCGTTGAACGAGACCACGCCGCCGCTGAACGACCCGGGTGTGACGCTCCTGTCGACGCAGATCAGCGAGGCGCTGGAGGTCCTGGATG is part of the Microbacterium lemovicicum genome and encodes:
- a CDS encoding heavy metal translocating P-type ATPase; translation: MSTPVVDGERREATLAIEGMTCASCVARVEKRLQGVDGVVASVNLATESAKVSFPSGVGEDDLLAAVRRAGYDATVRRSTGATPAAVAQAAELGSGDQAPPVEGAAVEEAVVNAAAHGAPSHDHSGSSHDHAAGAPDHTTGAHEHAAGAHDHGADDEPGRTTLRTRFAVSAALAVPVVALGMIEPLQFAGWQWVSLVLTAPIVLWGGWPFHRATLRNARHGAATMDTLITLGTIAALLWSVWALVFGGAGGMGMTEGFTLFGRSEDAGSHVYFEVAAAVTSFLLLGRLIEQRSKRRAGAALRSLMDLGAKDVELADGRRVPIGQLRVGEVFAVRPGGTVAADGIVEDGSASVDQSMLTGESVPVEVAPGGSVTGGTLVVDGRILVRAASVREDTRLAHMARLVEDAQAGKSRVQRLADRISAVFVPIVIVLAVLTVLAWVIAGQPLASGFIAGVAVLIIACPCALGLATPIAVLVGTGRGAQRGILVTGPEALESADRVDTVVLDKTGTVTEGRMSVRSVVTAPGTGEAEALRLAAAVESASEHPLAAAVVRAADGGGLIPALTDFASHAGHGVTGTVEGRAVFAGRPAFAQSQAQGGALPPELSAAVADIEQRSTAVVVGWDGQLRAVLEIADTVRADSAAAVAALHDLGLEVVLLTGDNAGAAHAVADQVGIRTVVAGVLPEGKVVEIERLQAAGRRVVMVGDGVNDAAALAVSDLGVAMGGGTDAARHASDITLVRSELSAAVDAIRLSRRTMRVIRGNLFWAFAYNVAALPLAALGLLNPMIAGAAMAFSSVFVVLNSLRLRRAL